The Cervus canadensis isolate Bull #8, Minnesota chromosome X, ASM1932006v1, whole genome shotgun sequence genome contains a region encoding:
- the SLC25A53 gene encoding solute carrier family 25 member 53, producing MNDSYHYYHTENEGPQYFYRGIYPPLLSKTLQGTLLFGTYDSMLFCLSPVGPHSLGHRWAAGLISGVVEAVALSPFERVQNVLQDGRKQARFPSTFSILKEFHSYGLWGRLSQGYYRGFWPVLLRNSLGSALYFSFKDPIQNSLAEQGLPHWVPALVSGSVNGTITCLVLYPLIVLVANMQSHIGWQSMPSLWASVQDVWDTRGRKVFMIYRGGSLVILRSSVTWGLTTAIHDFLQRRYHSRKELKD from the coding sequence ATGAATGAttcttatcattattatcataCTGAAAATGAAGGCCCTCAATACTTCTACCGGGGAATCTACCCGCCTCTTCTCTCCAAGACATTGCAAGGGACTCTGCTGTTTGGGACTTACGATAGCATGCTGTTTTGTCTCTCCCCTGTTGGGCCACACTCCCTGGGGCACCGCTGGGCTGCGGGGCTCATATCTGGTGTGgtggaggctgtggcactcagcCCCTTTGAGAGGGTGCAAAATGTGCTTCAAGATGGTCGCAAGCAAGCTCGCTTTCCCAGCACCTTCAGCATTCTCAAGGAATTTCACTCTTATGGGCTTTGGGGCCGGCTGTCACAGGGTTACTATCGTGGTTTCTGGCCTGTCCTTCTCAGGAACAGCCTGGGGAGTGCTCTGTATTTCTCCTTCAAGGATCCCATCCAGAATAGCTTGGCAGAGCAGGGCCTGCCCCACTGGGTTCCTGCCTTGGTGTCTGGGAGTGTCAATGGAACAATCACCTGCCTAGTTCTGTATCCTCTGATTGTGCTGGTTGCCAATATGCAGTCCCACATTGGCTGGCAGAGCATGCCAAGCTTGTGGGCTTCTGTCCAGGATGTGTGGGACACTCGGGGCCGAAAGGTATTTATGATATACCGGGGAGGTTCACTGGTCATCCTAAGGTCCAGTGTAACCTGGGGCCTCACTACTGCTATCCATGACTTCCTGCAGAGGAGGTATCATTCCAGGAAAGAGCTGAAAGACTGA